One Ooceraea biroi isolate clonal line C1 chromosome 6, Obir_v5.4, whole genome shotgun sequence genomic window carries:
- the LOC105276470 gene encoding solute carrier family 25 member 51, whose amino-acid sequence MSSDVASEKLSLHSVLKLNSNDFKEFICGWGAAVINVSVTFPVNKVIFRQILEGVPVGAAVGQMSREGIQLLYRGILPPLCQKTLSLSLMFSIYEGCRQRFCLLTGNAVVAKVLAANIAGAAEAILMPFERVQTLLQDWRYHTKFKNTSHAFRYLLTNYGVTECYRGMVPIICRNGLSNLMFFTLRDQSKELMGTQETLLTNFVSGALIGGFTSTVFYPMNVMKIHMQTKIGGNFENLLAVTREVYISRDRSLSSFYKGVHLNYMRSFISWGVINAAYDFLKDIIF is encoded by the exons ATGAGTAGTGACGTTGCGTCGGAGAAGCTCTCGTTGCATTCGGTCCTGAAACTCAACAGCAATGACTTCAAAGAATTCATCTGTGGATGGGGCGCCGCTGTCATCAATGTTAGCGTCACTTTTCCTGTTAACAAGGTCATATTCAGACAG ATTTTGGAAGGTGTGCCAGTGGGTGCTGCGGTAGGACAGATGTCACGGGAGGGGATACAGCTGCTCTATCGTGGTATTCTGCCGCCGCTCTGCCAAAAGACCCTGTCGCTCAGTCTGATGTTCAGCATCTACGAAGGGTGCAGGCAGAGGTTCTGCCTGCTGACGGGAAACGCTGTAGTGGCCAAGGTGCTGGCAGCTAACATAGCTGGTGCAGCGGAAGCTATCCTGATGCCGTTTGAAAGAGTGCAAACGCTGCTGCAGGACTGGCGCTACCACACCAAGTTCAAGAACACGTCGCACGCGTTCAGGTACCTGCTAACGAATTACGGGGTGACCGAGTGTTACCGCGGCATGGTTCCCATCATATGCAGAAACGGCCTGTCCAATCTGATGTTCTTCACGTTGCGCGACCAGTCGAAGGAATTGATGGGCACGCAGGAGACGCTCTTGACGAACTTCGTCAGCGGTGCCCTGATCGGTGGCTTCACCAGCACGGTGTTCTATCCGATGAACGTGATGAAGATACACATGCAGACGAAGATAGGCGGCAACTTTGAGAACCTCCTGGCTGTTACTCGCGAAGTATACATCTCCCGGGATCGAAGTTTGAGTTCATTTTACAAAGGCGTACACCTGAACTACATGCGGTCCTTTATCAGTTGGGGCGTGATAAACGCGGCGTACGATTTTTTGaaggatattattttttaa